In Fulvia fulva chromosome 10, complete sequence, a single window of DNA contains:
- a CDS encoding Subtilisin-like serine protease AsES has protein sequence MKSFLNFLLALPAALAAPVMLETRQSDNILGSWIVRVNNDAPLANIISQVAAVAGVQPTHKYEFGNFKGFSMDGITDAVSLLANIASIQSIEPNTRVYASALTSQANPPYGLARISHRDAGATSYVYDDSAGAGTFSYIIDTGIRITHQDFGGRAVEGASFVEEEPTAIDGNGHGTHVAGTTGGTTYGVAKRTNLIAVKVLGAEGSGSNAGVLAGIDWAVNDMNSKGRRGKAVGNLSLGGLFSPTTNAAVAEAVRQGLFLAVAAGNSGLPTFTASPASEPSVCTVGATDAQDNRASFSNFGLLVDVFAPGVNVTSAWFESDTDTNTISGTSMASPHVAGLGAYLLGLEGAREPGPLCERIRALSTKGKIRALDTLLGLSKNQLAYNGNGA, from the exons ATGAAGTCCTTCCTCAACTTCCTGCTGGCTCTGCCAGCCGCGCTGGCCGCGCCTGTGATGCTGGAGACCAGACAATCAGACAACATCCTCGGCTCATGGATCGTCCGCGTCAACAACGATGCACCTTTGGCAAACATCATCTCGCAGGTTGCAGCAGTCGCCGGCGTGCAGCCAACCCACAAATACGAGTTCGGCAACTTCAAGGGTTTCTCCATGGATGGCATCACCGACGCCGTGTCTCTGCTCGCCAACATCGCATCCATCCAGTCCATCGAGCCAAACACCCGCGTGTACGCCTCTGCCCTGACTAGCCAGGCTAACCCACCATACGGCCTTGCCCGCATCTCACACCGTGATGCAGGTGCCACCAGCTACGTCTACGACGACTCTGCTGGTGCGGGTACTTTCTCCTACATCATTGACACC GGCATCAGAATCACCCACCAAGATTTCGGTGGTCGAGCAGTCGAGGGCGCCTCCTTCGTGGAGGAAGAGCCAACCGCCATTGATGGCAACGGCCACGGAACTCACGTCGCCGGTACCACCGGTGGTACTACCTACGGCGTCGCCAAGAGGACCAACCTCATTGCCGTCAAGGTCCTGGGTGCTGAGGGCTCCGGAAGCAACGCAGGTGTCCTCGCCGGAATCGACTGGGCTGTCAACGACATGAACTCCAAGGGCCGCAGAGGCAAGGCTGTCGGCAACCTCTCCCTCGGCGGTCTCTTCTCGCCAACCACCAACGCTGCCGTCGCCGAGGCTGTCCGTCAAGGTCTCTTCCTCGCTGTCGCCGCTGGTAACTCTGGTCTGCCAACTTTCACCGCTTCCCCAGCTTCTGAGCCGTCAGTCTGCACTGTTGGTGCTACTGATGCTCAGGATAACCGTGCTAGCTTCTCGAACTTCGGACTTCTTGTTGACGTCTTCGCCCCTGGCGTCAACGTCACTTCTGCTTGGTTCGAATCGGATACCGACACCAACACTATCTCCGGCACTTCGATGGCATCTCCACACGTTGCTGGTCTTGGTGCTTACCTTTTGGGACTTGAGGGTGCTCGTGAGCCAGGTCCACTGTGTGAGCGCATCCGTGCTTTGTCGACCAAGGGCAAGATCAGGGCTCTTGACACACTTTTGGGCCTCAGCAAGAACCAATTGGCGTACAACGGAAATGGCGCTTAG
- a CDS encoding Nucleolar protein 58 codes for MTLFILTETSAGYALLKAKDKKLLKRDDLAKEAETAEGVCSLLKMKEFHKFDSAASALEEAAALTEGKVTPTLANMLNSIKDEKKVSLAVADPKLGNAIGKLPGLQITPISDSTTADLYRAIREHLPSLIPGLMPEDLNTMSLGLSHSLSRHKLKFSPDKVDTMIIQAIALLDDLDKELNTYAMRVKEWYGWHFPEMARIINDNLAYSRVILAMGFRSNASNTDLSDVLPEEIEGAVKAAAEVSMGTEITDEDLENIQALAEQVAGFTEYRQQLSSYLSARMQAIAPNLTTLVGDLVGARLIAHAGSLMNLAKSPASTVQILGAEKALFRALKTKHDTPKYGLIYHASLIGQASGKNKGKIARMLATKATLGLRVDALSDWGQAGEGEKEEPTEEEKASVGTAGRALVERRLRGLEGKPLKSANSVAIGPNGQQQSGKWEIKEARKYNADADGLSADAKPALANGDAPSSSKKRKLVEEVPQTNGADDDDEDEDEDEDMDVTGLVNGDDSSSKKESKEEKRKRKEEKAARKAEKAAKKAEKEAKKAKKAEKEAKDSGKKRKADDDEEPKKEKKKKHKSKA; via the exons ATGACGCTCTTCATTCTTACGGAGACGTCGGCAGGATATGCGCTGCTCAAGGCCAAGGACAAGAAGCTGCTGAAGCGCGATGATCTGGCGAAAGAGGCCGAGACGGCGGAGGGCGTGTGCAGCCTGTTGAAGATGAAGGAGTTCCACAAGTTCGACAGTGCTGCCTCTGCGCTCGAGGAGGCCGCTGCGTTGACGGAGGGAAAG GTCACGCCCACCCTCGCCAACATGCTCAACTCCATCAAGGACGAGAAGAAGGTCTCGCTCGCTGTCGCCGACCCTAAGCTGGGCAACGCCATCGGCAAGCTCCCAGGTCTCCAGATCACACCCATCTCCGACTCCACCACCGCCGACCTCTACCGTGCCATCCGCGAGCATCTCCCATCGCTTATCCCCGGCCTCATGCCGGAAGACCTCAACACAATGTCGCTCGGTCTATCACACAGCTTGTCGCGACACAAGCTGAAGTTCTCGCCTGACAAGGTCGACACCATGATTATCCAGGCTATTGCTCTGTTGGACGATCTGGACAAGGAGCTGAACACCTACGCCATGAGAGTCAAGGAATGGTACGGCTGGCATTTCCCCGAGATGGCTCGCATCATCAACGACAACTTGGCATACTCGCGCGTTATCCTGGCAATGGGCTTCCGATCGAACGCCAGCAACACTGACCTGTCCGACGTTCTGCCAGAAGAGATCGAGGGCGCAGTCAAGGCTGCTGCTGAGGTGTCTATGGGTACAGAGATCACAGATGAAGATTTAGAGAACATCCAGGCTCTCGCTGAGCAAGTGGCTGGCTTCACCGAGTACCGACAACAGCTGTCCAGCTACCTCTCCGCGCGCATGCAAGCCATTGCACCTAACTTGACGACACTTGTTGGCGATCTTGTCGGTGCACGACTGATCGCACACGCTGGTTCGCTCATGAACCTCGCAAAGTCACCCGCCTCCACCGTCCAGATTCTCGGCGCCGAGAAGGCACTTTTCCGTGCATTGAAGACGAAGCACGATACACCCAAGTACGGTCTCATCTACCACGCTTCACTCATCGGCCAAGCGTCCGGCAAGAACAAGGGCAAGATCGCCCGTATGCTCGCAACAAAAGCCACCCTTGGTCTCCGTGTCGATGCCCTCAGCGATTGGGGTCAGGCTGGTGAAGGTGAAAAGGAGGAGCCAACAGAGGAAGAGAAGGCGAGCGTTGGCACAGCAGGTCGCGCATTGGTCGAGAGGAGATTACGCGGTCTCGAGGGCAAGCCACTGAAGTCTGCCAACTCTGTCGCCATTGGACCAAACGGCCAACAACAGTCCGGCAAGTGGGAAATCAAGGAAGCACGAAAGTACAACGCCGACGCCGACGGCCTCTCAGCAGACGCCAAGCCAGCTCTTGCAAACGGCGACGCTCCTTCATCGAGCAAGAAGCGCAAGCTTGTGGAAGAAGTTCCACAAACAAACGGCGCGGACGATGATGATGAAGACGAGGACGAAGACGAAGACATGGACGTAACCGGCCTCGTGAACGGCGACGACTCCTCGTCAAAGAAGGAGAGCAAAGAAGAGAAGCGCAAGCGAAAGGAAGAGAAGGCCGCCAGGAAAGCTGAAAAAGCCGCGAAGAAGGCCGAGAAGGAAGCAAAGAAGGCCAAAAAGGCAGAAAAGGAGGCCAAAGACAGCGGCAAGAAGAGGAAAGCAGATGATGATGAAGAGCCgaagaaggagaagaagaagaagcacAAGAGCAAGGCATAG
- a CDS encoding 1,3-beta-glucanosyltransferase gas2, with amino-acid sequence MLALFIALLFATTAFAVPTIEAKGARFFTSDGDQWFIKGIAYQLTPDDPLAQGDQCKLDAALMKTLGANAIRVYHVDPAANHDECMSAFEDAGIYLFLDLDTFSTYILPDDPHWNETQFNEFGKVMDAFHNYDNLAGFFVGNEVLTTGANSIAAPYVKAATRDMKAYRDSKGYRQIPIGYSAADIASLRPNLQKYMACGDNSSDALDFFSLNAYEWCGETTYETSGYSQLQQNASEYNIPIFFSETGCNTPKPRTFADQSAILGEEMSGTWSGAIVYEWIQEANDYGLISYGPSVDPTATGANVVGGFTVRGTPTPISPDFDNLSKQWATLSPSGPPASAYSPSLTAPACPEYTKDLWNVNRNVALPTLGQTFDAQVSSSITAGGTNTGSTGSMAMATAAGSATRRSSTSSSRAVATGMPSPEIWWLAAMFPVVLA; translated from the exons ATGTTGGCACTATTCATTGCTCTGCTGTTCGCAACAACTGCATTCGCAGTACCCACCATCGAAGCCAAGGGCGCCAGATTCTTCACCTCCGATGGCGACCAGTGGTTCATCAAGGGCATTGCCTACCAATTGACTCCCGATGATCCACTCGCTCAAGGCGACCAATGCAAGCTGGACGCCGCTCTCATGAAGACTCTCGGTGCCAATGCCATTCGAGTCTACCACGTTGACCCAGCAGCGAACCACGATGAGTGTATGAGCGCTTTTGAGGATGCTGGCATCTATCTCTTCCTCGATCTCGACACTTTCAGCACGTACATTCTCCCTGATGATCCACACTGGAATGAGACACAGTTCAAC GAATTTGGCAAAGTCATGGATGCTTTCCACAACTACGATAATCTTGCTGGTTTCTTTGTTGGCAACGAAGTCCTCACCACTGGTGCAAACAGCATTGCTGCTCCCTATGTCAAGGCTGCTACTAGGGACATGAAGGCCTACCGGGACTCGAAGGGCTACCGCCAGATCCCAATTGGCTACTCCGCTGCTGACATTGCCTCACTCCGCCCGAACTTGCAGAAGTACATGGCGTGCGGAGATAACAGCTCCGACGCCCTTGACTTCTTCAGCTTGAACGCATACGAGTGGTGTGGTGAGACGACATACGAGACT AGTGGCTACTCTCAGCTCCAACAGAACGCCAGCGAGTACAATATCCCCATCTTCTTCTCCGAGACAGGCTGCAATACTCCCAAGCCTCGCACATTCGCCGATCAGTCCGCCATCCTTGGCGAAGAGATGTCCGGTACCTGGTCCGGCGCCATCGTCTACGAATGGATCCAAGAAGCCAACGACTACGGCCTCATCTCCTACGGGCCCAGCGTCGACCCAACAGCCACAGGTGCTAATGTCGTCGGTGGTTTCACGGTCCGCGGCACACCAACTCCCATCTCTCCTGATTTCGACAACCTCAGCAAGCAATGGGCCACCCTCTCGCCAAGTGGTCCGCCCGCGAGCGCTTACAGTCCCAGCTTGACCGCACCGGCCTGCCCAGAGTACACCAAGGATCTATGGAACGTCAACCGCAACGTGGCTTTGCCTACTCTTGGTCAGACTTTCGATGCTCAGGTTTCATCCAGTATCACCGCGGGAGGTACCAACACTGGCTCTACAGGATCCATGGCCATGGCCACTGCCGCTGGTAGCGCTACTCGCCGTTCTTCTACGTCCAGCAGTCGGGCGGTTGCTACTGGCATGCCCAGCCCGGAGATCTGGTGGCTCGCTGCCATGTTCCCAGTTGTATTGGCTTAG